The Clarias gariepinus isolate MV-2021 ecotype Netherlands chromosome 28, CGAR_prim_01v2, whole genome shotgun sequence DNA window aataaataaatgaatgaatgaatccaGGAAATCCTTAAACACATCCACAAACACTGTCAGCCAGGAATGTCATGTCATTTAGGTTCAGGTTTAAATACagactaattaaaataaagtttgaaatttttacatttcaaatcacatgtgtttttttttttaatactaagacatatttttagaaaataacCGTGTAGATAAAACATGAGAATGATCTACCTCTGGTGTCTGAGAGCTGCTGTGGTGTTACTGTAAGGGCGCCGCCATGTTGGAATCTCTCCCTACTTTCTCTTTCACTCCATCTAACATGTACAGAATACATTTAAAGCGAATTCATATAGTGTTGCGATGTTTCAAAACGttaaatctttttatatttgattttttttatttaaataaattcggTTCATTAAGTCttattaattgtatttatatttattgtattttgttcCCGGTCGAGCAAAATACAAGTGAACACAACCAGGAAGTCAGAAGGAAGCGGTGCGTCAGTTAAATGTTTCCCCCCCTCCGATCTGCTGTTAGGGAGTGCAGATTCATCCGACTCCAGCGAATTAGCCGAGCTGCtgtttttatgttgttatttatttttaaattttgtgtaTTATCTCGTAACGGAATCAGGactgagtgagggagtgaggtgtgtgtgatttcGCTGCACGTCGAAAAAACACGTCGCGGTTAATAGATTGACAGGAAACTGGGCGTGAAAGTGAGCTAGCTTAGCCTctctgagtgagtgagtgtgtgtgagagagagagtgctagCTAACGGTGCTAACTGCTATGGCGGAGCTAGCAGGGCCGTCCAGTGAGACGATAACGGAGACGGTGCAGACGGGGACACCGCCGCCGCCCCAGCAGGTGAccgagcaacacacacacacacacacacacacacacacacactcctgagcTAAGACGAGTATATGCTGTACAGagtgttttaatttagcatTCTGAACcaacactgtactgtagatgtggGTGtgattaaaggggaaaaaaatgttatatatatatatatatatatatatatatatatatatatatatatttattaaaaaaaaaattaatcatcaATTTTTTACCATCCTGTCAATGTCTGAGTGTGTGgcatttattattgttacaattattattattattattattaatgtaaaaaatttttttgtaaaatatgtaatgtaAAAATTGCAGTTATAAATTGGGATTTTCTTGTGCGGTGATAATCGTACCGCCAcactgactaaaaaaaaaaaatcgattaaaaaccgattatttttatatttataatagacAAACCGGTCGTGACCAaaattggctggttttcagtttggctagctgatcagcctcagatTTAAACGTTTCGGTCTCGAGCGCGGACGCTTCCGAGTGGCGCAACAGACACGCATTAGgcctgtagctatcgaatattttagtaatcgagtattctatcgagtaatcggataagatgtacttttgcttaattaaacagcaatgtaaaaagtATAAGAGAGACGaagattaattgtttttttttctttttagaaaaatctacttttattttttaaatgcatacagcattttatcaaaaataaacatcgtCATTATtaacaatacaaggaatagcttaaagttgactgagatgaattaaatgcattacagtgatatacattcttattttaaagccttttctcagatgcaaaaactaaaaaaaaaaggtattttaaatgACTAAGGAAcccaaaaaaactaaggcacattgaagcaaataattatacaaaaacaataagttgtgcaacttaaccTTCATAACTAAAAGTTTCTAAATCTACAACTCAGGCAAAACAAGcttttactgacaatttctgtcgttttttctcttgctggtttcttctttttttggctCGCTGAAAATTTTATCGCTCCCTTCCATTTTGCATCGCGCAGcagaacgctccctcaaatcaatacacagctaactgtttgcgtctccttccgctttgtgggtgacgtaagcgcttcttcttcgtctgTGATTAAAAGAAGATCATTTTTTGTACTTGAGTTACTTTAGGAATCGTTTTAGCCCTAAAACACATTATCCAAAGTCACGCGTGTTAAAATCCTCTGATCGACCTTTTTTTCCAAACTCTGAGTAAATTAGTCTCAAAGCCACTCATTACGCACACTTTAAACTCATTAAACTACTCGTTAAACACTGCAGAGTAAATTAGTCAAAACTCTTAGCGAACGAACGGGTTAAGTGGctgtcaagttgagttttgagacaCTGAGGGCGTTTGAGGAGGTAAAAATCCTACTGTTTACACTTTTTCATCCTGTGTCAGTGGCGTGAGCTATTTGATATTTGAGATACGCGCTGCTCAGTAAGAGTGTAGCTTTTTGTCTACTTTAATGAGTTAatttcttgtatttgaagttagtttgtttGATTGTTAAATGCCACGCTTgggttttaagtgagaaaagtaATATAAGGAACAGGCtacatttactcactcattaaACGTttctaaaggtttaaaattgtaacaaaatcggGGATAATGTAAAATTTGGAATGGGGAATATTTATAAACTCATAAAACAGAACAGTTATACAAGTCaaatcagcacctaggtattgtgagaatatcgggaggtgactggtgattcccgaCTCTAACGGTGTGATGCAGCAGATGACATTACTCttagcaaagttttttttctctatttttacCTTAAATTCCTAAAATGGTAGGATTGcgccaggaagggcatctgatgTAAAACCTGCGCCACGACGGGAGCAgcgaaaaacaaacaataatagaTATAGAAAAAATCGATTAAGCACCGGGGTATCGTGATAATGTCGTATCAGGAGGTCCGTAGCGATTCTCTTTAACAAATggtgattaaataaatcaacacttTCTGAATCAAACGatccaaataaaaatttttaacagcgctgttctttttcttcttttcctcccTTGTTGTTTAACAGCAGTTGAAATACAGTAGGTTACATCACCACCACCTGTAGCGTCTCACTCATCTCATCTCCCCAGGCTCTTAAAGCTGATTTTCCGGTCCAGCCTtcgtttacaaaaaaaaaacattaaatgcattGCTTCCTAATTTTCTCGTGTCATATTCTGTGTCTTAAACTCTGTGTCTGCTTTTATCTGGCACTTCCACACACTCCGTCTTCTCCTCTGCTCTGCTTCTTTGGATGGACTCCTGTAATCTATCAGCGCCACCTACTTGTAGATCTCACTCTCCCTCAACGTCCCGGTCTTTTCCCTTTCTAGTTCAGTTCTAACATCGCCTCCTGCTCTCCCTCGTCTTTGGAGCCGTGACATCACATCTAGTCTCTCTACATCGAGAGCTCGGACGGTCACGCTTTCATTCGGTTGGTTCTACTAGCAAACGGTGGCGCGTACAAATCCTTATAATGtccctttattatttattttttttaggaaggAAGGAGCTTGACCATCAAGCTTCGAAAGAGGAAGACCGATAAAAAGGTGGAGTGGTCCAGCGACACGGTGGATAACGAGCACATGGGACGGCGATCCTCCAAGTGTGAGTGCATGTCAGGGTCCCGGCGCGTGAggatatttattaaatactcAAACATGATTGAAAACATCTGTGATCTGTTACGTCGACAGGCTGCTGCATTTACGAGAAGCCCCGACAGTTCGGCGAATCCTCTACAGAGAGCGAAGGGGAGGACGAGGAAGGATGCGGTAGCGCGCACTGCATCCTCGGACACGGGAAAGGACACGGAcagaaaggaggaggaggaagcgaAGGCGCTACGCCCCCGAGCTCCGGCGGAACAAACCCTCACTAATTTACAGCGAAAGAGGAGCAAGCCGGTGGCAGAAAGGAAACTCCTCCGGGGACAGGGGGACACGTTCACAGTTTCACATCACGTCGAAATAAAGTCACCGCGTTGCTGTGTTTCAAATTGTGTTTTCAATGCAGAGTGGGAGCTTTTAGTTTGtgcacagtttttgttttttttatttccatcctTGTGATTAGAGCGAAAACTTCTGAATGCTGTGGAGATTTAGTTTTTTGATTTGCTGTATATAAGATATGGGTTTTAAttgtttctttctatttttcctgtaaagtatttctatttatttgtcTGCAACATTCAAGATCATTTCTGTCGTTATACATTCTCCTTTTAATGCAAGTAGAAGTAAAGTATCAAGATGCACTGAATCCGGTGATTATAgttcaaaaaaatataataataataataataaactccaGATTATTTTAGCTGATGATTTCGAGAGCAGGGTCCATCATTCCTAATAATTGAGGTTGAACAAGGCCAAGGTGCGCTGATAAACCAGCTGGAGTAGAAAGACACGGACGTGGTAAAGATTTAATACGCTGCTTTTCTCGTAAAAGTTTTTCACAGAACAAGGTTAATGTTTcgtgcttattttttttccctctctctttctggtTTCCGTAAACACGGTGAACCATTTCTCATCGTCATCACGTTTCCTAGTGACACTACTGATTCTTTTCCGACAATCAGACAAGTAAAGCTAATAATAAAGGCattgtgcatgtacagtacacatactAACGGCAGGAAGCTTCACCGGAGAAATAAGACGTCTAGTATCGCCTGAACCGTGTTATCGGCTGTGCTCTGTAAATTTTcggggggaaaaataaaaaggttgaAAGGAGCGAAGGAGATGATGTTGGAAAGAGTAACCATGTGAGAAGTATTGTAAACTCCCAGTGATGTCAGCATGTTCAGTaataaactgatttaaaaaaaaaaggctttgagTATGTATGAGACTCCTGAATGTCTGAGACACGCATCAAATggttataatacagtacatattaaacatattaGTTTTCTCAAACCTAGTCTTTTCCGTAGATTCTgtaatatttagagtcgacatttccctataccttagataatgtagctccagttaaaagaaaaattattagagataagaaacttgctccctggtataacgatcacacgcgcactttaaaacagaccgctcggaaattagaacgtaaatggcgtcaaattaaattgttagtatttcaaatagcatggaaggagagcatcctgaactatagaaaagctcttagtgtagctagatcaacatatctctccactcttatagaaaataacaaaaataatcctagattcttatttaatgctgtagccaaattaaccagaaataagaccactgcagaaatctccacaacaacatcatgcaatagtgaggacttcatgaacttttttaataataaaattgtaaatattaggcataaaattgaggttttgaaactgaacaatgtaattgatgtagatgttaatctagccatgtcagatcagaacctagaatactttactccccttgaagaaaatgaactaatttcactcatctcttcttcaaattcatcaacctgtatattagatcctgtaccgacacattttcttaaacagattgttataccagcaataacagaacccctgttgagaataattaattcttcactcagcattggttatgttccaaaatctttttaattagcagttattaaactgattattaagaaacctgacctcgacccctgtcagctgtccaattacaggccaatatcaaacctcccctttatctttaagatcctggaaaagatagtagcggagcagctatgctcatatcaacatagaaatggcatacatgaactgtatcagtcaggatttaggcctcatcacagtacagagacagcactcgttaaagtagtagatgacctcctattggactctgatcaaggttgtgtaaccatgcttgtattactcgacctcagtgcagcttttgacaccactgatcatAGTATACAAATCTTTTTCACCCATTTAGTCCTTTGagatctgtttttttcttcactccagtaaaaataaacttttatttatcacattcaGTACTACAGGATTACAGCAGAGTGAAACTCTATGTGTTAAATCTCTACATATCGCTTTGGAATCCTTTTTCACAGGATTTTTCCTTATTACATAAAGAAtgatttggactgtgggagaaaacccaaccgagcacgaggagaacatgtacacagacccagaaacgagaatcgaaccctcaaccctggaggtgtaccCGTACTTACATTTGTTCATTAAAATAGTGAACCAAAGTTAATTCCCTACTAGAGTCGACCACTACAGGGCAACATTctcaaacagaaaaaacataCGAACCAAGACTTTATTTTCCCGCTCTGTAattcggaaaaaaaaaagaatacattaTGCCGAGTTCTGCCtccttactaaaaaaaaaaacacacgtcTTTCTTGTTAATTAAAACTGTACAAAGTCACGGCGAAGTCcttgaaaaacacaaaaaaactaaaaaaaaaaaaaaaaaaaacacaccttaAAATATTTCCAGTATAAAGTTTTATAACTCAGACTCCTCCCACCACCATCTGTACCTGTAAAGGCATCTGTGTCATCTTGGTCACGGTCATGGTGGATCCGGAACATTGGGGTGAGGGATGGGGGGggatgccacacacacacacacactctcagaacAGCCATTTTGAAGATCACAAAAATAACGACAAATGACATACAGGtatgctttaagaaaaaaaaaaaagatttattttaggCCCTATGTTCTGATTATTGATCATTCAAGAACTTtagttacatcacacacacacacatatacctaTTCATGTTCCCTCTCTCAGAAAGGACGTAGTGATCGCTCCTAGCTTACACagcagttttgttttgttttttatttgtacagtggtCCTGCACTTTAAAGAGCAAGCACAAGGAATAAAACTGACAAATTATCTTAAAGTGCATTGACTAGACGTTGACATGAACAGAAAATGTAGCaaatgtatatgtactgtatatatatatattaatttaaaatataggaTTCAAGAACTATAGTAGGTGCTGATCATGCTTTGAAAGTctatataataaatgattatatatatatatatatataaataaaagaaagaaaattaaagtttGTAAGAAAGAGATCTAAAACTATTGCAACATGGTGTTAGTGTGAAACATGGCAACGAAACAAAACTGGAGTATTGTACAAGAACAAACAGTGAATATTCTTAAAACAGCcacttaatgtaaaaaaaataataacaataaaacaaaccaaaaaaatgcCACTGATAAACagacacattaaataaaacgtaatatatatataatagtggAAAGTGTCATGAGAATAAAGCAATCTAATAATGCAGCCGCGTCCAGGCCAGTGTGTACCATAAAGTCCAAAGCAAGTCTTTATCAGGTCTACTGACCTGACCATGTTCCCAAGTACcccttaaacaaacaaacaaaaccaaaaaacctCCAGGATTATTATGGATGTGCtctgtacagtaagtacacaTAAAAATCACAGAGAATATCATTCACCTTTTGCTCTAAATACAAATGTAGTGTAATAAGAATACTGCAAATGGAGTGTAGTAAAGCCTGGAGTTGAGCaaagtctttaaaaacaaaaacagtaacgAAGAGCTGGTGCCGATACGAGCGCTGAAGCTGCTTGAGGTTCGAATCGAATCTCACCCAGCTTTCTTTAGTTTAAAACACCGTCAGCTGTGCGgctttctgaagttaaataatcaCAGCAGGatcatctctttctttcttttttccatccGTGCGATCCGTTAAAAAGTGCCTTCACAGTGCGTTCTGGAAAAAAATCTCACTGGCGACTTTGATGCTGATGATTCGTTGTCTTCGGCTCTGAATGCACAGCTCTGTCTctaaacttattatttttttgtttttaaatgattgtaaATGGAAATAGAGTCTCCTTCAGGCTGTAtcatttaaaaagacaaaactaAATTGCTGATAAGAGTGCTGGTAAGAGTGTAACATCTTCATCACGACTTAATCGCAGAGGTTTTGGCTCGTCTACTGGCTTTGTGCTCGAGTCTCGAGTGGTCTGTTTACGTAATGTGTCTCCTCACGGCCTGTAAAAACGAACACacgttaatttttttaaatattaagcaaccgaacaaaaacataaacgttaagcaaaaacataaatgctttCTTTAATGTACAAAGTTCATGTGATGGTTACAGCCGGCGGGGAGCCGTTACTGTTATTAGTTCAGACAGGTATCACGCCGTGTGTTAAATGTCAGCGCTGCTTAAGTGTGGTTAAAGACAAATCGGTTTGGCCTAGAACTAAACAGAAACTGTGTAAAATAGATTCCACTGACTGATGCAAaacaataagtttttttttttttatgaaagggGTGGAGCTAAGCAATCGATTTGGGTATCACGACACTGGTTTCAAAATACTTCTAAGTTCATTTTAATGTACACTatcgctcaaaagtttggacaccccttctaactccatggtctttcctgatttttatttatttctacactgtaaaacaatgctgaagacaTCCAAATTATACAAtcatctcctttaaacagttgatattgagatgtatctgctacctATGATCTGTAAATCTTTCatacggctctaatctgaggtgctgtttgttaattgatgatttctgaggtaactggtgactctaaatgaacgtctcctctgcagcagaggtaagttttggtcttcatgagagacagtttcatcatcatggtgcttgatgggttttgcaaatgcactcgacacaatactgttcctgcaagaactattccagaaaagCTGACCTTtacgtcttaaaataacaactgactcttgttcttgttacataattacctaatgccatatgtgttgtttcatagttttgaaatccttaatattgttgtagaatgtagataaataaataaataactaagaaacaacaaagaaatttgcaggtGATTCCAATCTTTTAAGCGGTcgtaatatatttgtaatatatatcCGTGCTAACAATTTGTAGATGGAATGAGTTGCGACCCTGAGAAAGACAAAAAGcccaagaacaacaacaaaaaggttCTATATTGTTGCAGCACCTTTGGGATTATAGAGAAACTGCAACACCACATCCACTGTGGCAGGAACAAACTACAAAACTGTATCTGCTAACATATTTCGTGTTAAATTGTAAACTTTTAAATTCAaaggttttcttgttttttcttgtttctaAGTAATGGGTTGtatttaattactcatgtttAATTAAGCTGTTGAATAAAGTTATCAAAATATAACGCTTTTAAGTTTGAACTCAACAAATTTATAACGCTGCTGCTTTGTATCAAACTTTAATTTGCTTGATTATTATTGGTTTCTCACATCTGACTGTTCCTGATTCTCAACACGACTACCCTAGTCCTCCGTACTCGTGGATTAATTCACCTTATAAAGACAAATCTGCCGATAATCAAATCACACCCATGCTGGGACTTGTGGTCATGGTTACAACTCTGAGGACCATCATGCAATAAAAGtagataaaacatttttttatgaaacgTGTGTTCCTTGCTTTCATAAGAAGTAATATAGACCTGAGCAGACCTAATTTAACACACACTCTGGAATTTATGTTGACTTTGTTAAAAAATGAtggttctatttatttatttattcattcattcaaagtTGATCTTTGTCCAATGagataatttgttaaattttttgttgtattatatttaatacttaAATATCGAGATTTAATCTGggtcaaaataatcacaatgccatttttaaaaatctaaatatgcaAGCTTACTATTActtctatttttattaatattaccaCTACTACTATAGCTATTACaactactattattataattactattactactattattacaccattattattattactactaacACTAcaactattactactactattaatacaactatgactattattattattactactaacACTAcaattattactactactattaatacaactattactattattattactcttaCTACCACCACTATTATAATTACTCCTACTATTAAAATTAGTAtcattactactactacaactatTGTTATTACAACTATTACTACTTCcactattactattataactACTATAATAAGCACTATTCCAGTATGAATGAGTACTAAAATCTATTACCTGAGAATGGAAGCAAATGATAACTGAATAGATGTGAAGCCAAGCACCTACCCCAAAGACCTTCAAGATGCATTGATACTCCAGTTGGC harbors:
- the ppp1r11 gene encoding E3 ubiquitin-protein ligase PPP1R11, coding for MAELAGPSSETITETVQTGTPPPPQQEGRSLTIKLRKRKTDKKVEWSSDTVDNEHMGRRSSKCCCIYEKPRQFGESSTESEGEDEEGCGSAHCILGHGKGHGQKGGGGSEGATPPSSGGTNPH